A window of Neorhizobium galegae bv. orientalis str. HAMBI 540 genomic DNA:
GCGCTGGAATCCGGCAGCGCCGTCTCGCCCTCCTCCTCCGGCCCGCCGCCGCAATGGGAGGGCCAGGGGAGCCAGGGCCAGCAGCAGACCATGCAGCAGCCTCAGGCGCAGCAGCCGGCGTCAGCAGCCCAGCAACAACAATCCCGTCAGCAGCAGAGCGCCTCGCTGCCGCCCGCATCCGGTCCGACGGTCCGCTTCCTGCCGATCATTGGCGCTCCGGTCCAGGCGGTCACCCCGCTGTCCCGCCAGCTCGGCGCTCAGGCCCGCGCCAACGGACTGACGATCCGGCCGTCGAGCGACAACAGCACCGAGCACATCCTGAAAGGTTATTTCTCCGCCTTTTCCGACAGCGGCAAGGTCACCATCGTCTATGTCTGGGACATCCTTGACAGTTCCGGCGCCCGGCTGCACCGCATGCAGGGCCAGGAAAGCGTGCCCGGCAGCGGCCAGGATCCCTGGGCCGCGGTTCCGGCTTCGACCATGGAGACCATCGCCGCCAAGACGATCCAGGACTATGTGGCCTGGCGCCAATCCCAAGGCTGAGCGATCCGGCTTTGGCGATCGCGGCGGCCGATTCCTACTGAACCTCAAAAGCCACTGGTCACAGTTTCTTCATAAAAAAGGGGGAGCGGGTGCGAAACGCACTTGCATTCGAAGGCGGCGGCGGTAAAAGGCCCGCATCCAGCTTCAAAACAGGCGGACCGCAATGAAGGTTTTCGCAGGCAATTCGAACCGGCATCTCGCCGACGCGATCTGCAGCTATCTTAATGTTCCAGTCGGAAAAGCCAGCGTAAGGCGATTTGCAGACCAGGAAATCTTCGTTGAAATTCAGGAAAACGTGCGCGGCGAGGATGTCTTCATCATCCAGTCCACGTCCTTCCCGACCAACGATCACCTGATGGAACTGCTGATCATGATCGATGCGTTCCGCCGGTCGTCGGCCAAGCGCATCACTGCGGTCCTGCCGTATTTCGGTTACGCCCGCCAGGACCGCAAGGCCGGCCCGCGCACCCCGATCTCGGCAAAGCTCGTCGCCAACCTGATCACCGAGGCCGGGGCCGACCGTGTCCTGACACTCGACCTGCATGCCGGGCAGATCCAGGGCTTTTTCGATATCCCGACCGACAATCTCTTCGCGGTGCCGGTGCTCGCACGCGACGTCAAGGAACATTACGACCTCAACAACGTCATGGTCGTCTCGCCCGATGTCGGCGGCGTGGTTCGCGCCAGGGCGCTCGCCAAGCGCATCGACTGTCAGCTGGCAATCGTCGACAAGCGCCGCGAGCGGGCTGGCGAATCCGAGGTGATGAACGTCATCGGCGAAGTCGACGGCAAGGACTGCCTGCTGATCGACGATATCGTCGATTCCGGCGGCACGCTCTGCAATGCGGCTGAAGCACTTCTCAAGAACGGCGCCACCAGCGTCACCGCCTACATCACCCACGGCGTGCTGTCCGGCGGCGCGGTTGCGCGTATCGGCGCCTCCAAACTCAAGGAACTGGTGATCACCGACTCGATCCAGCCGACCACGGCGGTCCAGTCGGCGCACAACATCCGGGTCATCACCACCGCCAACCTGCTCGGCGAGGCGATCAACCGCACGGCAATGGAATCCTCCGTCTCCAGCCTTTTCGACTGACCTTCTTCTGTCACAAGTATTTGGATAGACTCGCCCTCGAACGCAAACAGAGGGTGAGTCGCGATGTTTTCCTTTATTGGCCTCTCGAAGAGACTGGCCATTTTCCTTGTAATTCCGTTGCTGTCGGCCTGCGTCGACGGCGGTAGCAGGCCGGGCGGCTACTATCCGCCGGAACGGCCGCGGCCGGACTGGAACCGTCCTCAGAGGCCTGATCGTCCCGACTGGGATCGTCCGCAGCGACCCGACCGTCCGGATTGGAACCAACCCGGCAGGCCCGGTCGTCCGGACCGGCCGGATCGCCCGGACTGGAACCAGCCAGGCCGTCCTGGTCGCCCGGATCGTCCCGGAAGGCCCGAGCAGCCCGGCTTCTGCACGCGCGAATACCGTCCCGTCTGCGGCCAGCAGGGCGGACGCACCCAGACTTTCCCGAACGCCTGCGAGGCGGCAAATGCCGGCTTCAGCGTCGTGGCTTCCGGTGAGTGCCGCCGCTAAGCGGCTTTGCTTGAAGGCTCCCAAAATCGTCGACGGAAAACGCCGGAACCGAGGTTCCGGCGTTTTGCTTTGTGCCAAAGCTTCGGCTAGAAGGCCCTCCGAAGAAGGAGACAAGCATGGCCGCACGCGACCGCTATTCCCGAAAACTCGAATGTTCCCAATGCGGCAATGTCGGTTTCGCCGAGGTTTCCGAGACCGACGACAGGCGGCAGGGCAATCGCGATTTCCGCATTGATGAATTGCCGAAAGGCTTCCTGACGGAATTCGCCTCGACCGATCCGCGCAAGTACATGATCCGCTGCAGCCAGTGCGGCCACAAGTTCCGTTTCGAGCAGAAGACGGTCTATGCACCGGGGGGCGAACCCCGACGCTGACGCTAAGGTCAGGCGACCTTGGCAACCACCGGGGTGCTCTCGTCCCGGGCTTCACCATTGACGATATGCTCGATCCCGGCCCGCGGACCGGGCTTGCCGAACAGATAACCCTGGACCTGCATGCAGCCTTCTTTGCGCAGGAAGGCGATATGCGCATCGGTCTCCACCCCTTCCGCAAGCACCGGGATGTGGAGGCTGGAGGCAAGGATCAACGTCGAGCGCACGATCGCCGCCGACTGTTCGTTGTTGGAAAGTCCGTCGACGAAGGTTCGGTCGATCTTGATCTTGTCGAACGGGAAGGACATCAGCGTCGAAAGCGACGAATAACCGGTGCCGTAGTCGTCCATGGCGATCTTGACGCCGAGGCTCTTCAGATGGCGAACGATCTGAAGCGCCCGCTGATGGTCGCCGATGATGCCGGATTCGGTAATCTCAAGCTCCAGCCGGTCGGCACTGAGCCCCGTCTCGTTGAGGATATCGCGAACCTTGGTCGGAAATCTCGGATCGGCGAGCTGCTGGGCGGCGACGTTGACGGCAATGCCGAACGGATTTTTCCACGTCGCCGCCTCCAGGCAGGCGCTCCGGAGCACCCATTCGCCAAGCTCGACGATGAAGCCGGTGCGCTCTGCGATCGGGATGAACTCGCCGGGATTGACCAGGCCGCGTGTCGGGTGGTTCCAACGCAGCAGAACCTCGAAACCGACCACCTCTTCGGAAAACGTGTCGTTTTGCCGCTGATAATAGAGTTCGAACTGCCCGGCCACGAGACCAGAACGCATGTCCATGGCAAGCGCGTTGCGTTCGCGGGCGGCCTGGTCCATCGACGAATCGTAGAAGCACACCATGCTGCCGCCGGATTGCTTGGCGCGATACATGGCCACATCCGCCTGCGCCACGAGATCGTCGATCGTCTTTGCTTCTTCGGGATAGAGCGCGATACCGACGCTCGAGCCGACTGTGAGCGTATTCCCGTTCCATTCGATCGGCTTGCAGATTTCGACAAGCAGGCGATTGGCAAGCGTCATCGCGTCGGAGCGCTTGTAGTACAGGTGCTTCAGCGCCACGAACTCGTCGCCGCCGACACGGGCAATGAACTCGCCCTCGCCGACCGCCTGAGCAAGCCTGCCGCCGATCCTGCGCAAGACCTCGTCGCCGGCCGCATGGCCGTGGACGTCGTTGACCTCCTTGAAGCGATTGAGATCGAAGGAAAGCACCGCGATGCGGGACGCGAGGTCGGCCGGACGCATGGCGATATCGGCGAGCTGCTCGTTGAAGGCGGCGCGATTGGCAAGCCCCGTCAGTGCATCGTGCAGGGAAAGGCGGCGATACTGTTCGACGGCGGCCTGGGTCGTGCGGGCATCGATCAGGTAGGTCGCCGCCGTCAGCGCCAGCAGGATCAGCATCAGCGACAGCACGCCGAAACCGAGCACGACCGGCGGAACGACCTCGTTCTGCATCACGGCGCGGGGGTCGAGGACGACATCGATCGCGCCCATCGCGGTGAAATGGGTCGTGGCGATCGCCAGGATCATCGCCAGAACGGAACCGTATTTGCAGAAATGCGTCACCGGACGCACGACGCGATTGGTCGTCAACACGCCGAATAGACCTGCAAAGATCAGCGATGCTATGACGTAGCGGCGATCCCAGTCGATGCTGCCCTGCACCTCATAAGCGGCCATGCCCGTGTAATGCATCGCAGCGATGCCGAGCCCCATCACCATCCCGCCGGCCTCGGCAAGCAGGGACCGGCCGCCATAACTTGCGATACTCAACCCGATCGTGGCCGTGGCGACCGCGATCATGAAAGAAAGAAGGGTTTGAGCCGGTTCATATCCCGCCTGCCCGCCGGATAGATAACCGAGCATAGCTAGAAAATGCGTTGTCCAGGTGGTCGATCCCCCCATGAAGCCCGCGAGGAAAAGCCAGATGACCTTCTCGATCCCACTCCCCCTCCGGGCGCGGGAAAAAAGACGGATGGTCAGGAAGGATCCGATTACGCAGATCAACACTGCGGAAGCGATATACCGAAGATCGTGCTCTACGAAGATGCAGGAAAAAACGCGAAACATGAATGCCTGTTACTTTTCAACGGATTTGGTCGAGAAGTTTTAGCATTGAAACATGTTTGAACCGTTCCTTTGGATGGTAAATGCCGGCTGACTGGCAAAAGCAAAGCCGGCATCAAAAGGCGTGAACAGGTCGTCAGATCATTGGATCGGCTGTCCGTTGACGCTGAAGCTCTTGCCGTCCTCGAACTTGACGTCCCAGCGCAGGCGGCCGTCCGGTTCAGTCTTGGCCATGCCCTTCGCCATCATTATCGCGAATGAAACCTGGTTGAATTCGGGGTCGCTCTTGGCGGCGGCCTGGAAATACTGGATCAGCTTGTCGATGTCGCGGGCAAGGATCGAGGTTTCGAGCGTGTAGCGGTCCTTCTCGTCCGGGTAACCCTTGACCTTGCCGGAGGCCTCGACGTCGTAAAGCGCGGATTTCGCAGCGACCCGTGGGAAATCGACGGTCAACTGGCCGTTGTCGAGGAAGGCTTTGCCAAGACGCTCGCCCTCCGCGTCCGGCAGCTGACCGGGCTTGGAAAAGTCGATTTCCATGAAGGTGTCGATGAACCGCTGGAAGTTGAGGTCGGCGACCCCGACCTCCATTTCCGCCATGTCCGGCACCAGCTGGGCGTAGAGCGGGGGGATGATGCCGTCCGGCGTCGAGATATTCTCGATGCGCGCCCCGAAGCCGATCCGGGTTGCCACGGCAGGCTCGCTCATCGTGAACGTATAATCGAGCTTGTTGATACCGAAATCGCCGATCGGGCTTGCCACGGTGAATTGGTTGAA
This region includes:
- a CDS encoding ribose-phosphate pyrophosphokinase, producing the protein MKVFAGNSNRHLADAICSYLNVPVGKASVRRFADQEIFVEIQENVRGEDVFIIQSTSFPTNDHLMELLIMIDAFRRSSAKRITAVLPYFGYARQDRKAGPRTPISAKLVANLITEAGADRVLTLDLHAGQIQGFFDIPTDNLFAVPVLARDVKEHYDLNNVMVVSPDVGGVVRARALAKRIDCQLAIVDKRRERAGESEVMNVIGEVDGKDCLLIDDIVDSGGTLCNAAEALLKNGATSVTAYITHGVLSGGAVARIGASKLKELVITDSIQPTTAVQSAHNIRVITTANLLGEAINRTAMESSVSSLFD
- a CDS encoding putative bifunctional diguanylate cyclase/phosphodiesterase, which produces MFRVFSCIFVEHDLRYIASAVLICVIGSFLTIRLFSRARRGSGIEKVIWLFLAGFMGGSTTWTTHFLAMLGYLSGGQAGYEPAQTLLSFMIAVATATIGLSIASYGGRSLLAEAGGMVMGLGIAAMHYTGMAAYEVQGSIDWDRRYVIASLIFAGLFGVLTTNRVVRPVTHFCKYGSVLAMILAIATTHFTAMGAIDVVLDPRAVMQNEVVPPVVLGFGVLSLMLILLALTAATYLIDARTTQAAVEQYRRLSLHDALTGLANRAAFNEQLADIAMRPADLASRIAVLSFDLNRFKEVNDVHGHAAGDEVLRRIGGRLAQAVGEGEFIARVGGDEFVALKHLYYKRSDAMTLANRLLVEICKPIEWNGNTLTVGSSVGIALYPEEAKTIDDLVAQADVAMYRAKQSGGSMVCFYDSSMDQAARERNALAMDMRSGLVAGQFELYYQRQNDTFSEEVVGFEVLLRWNHPTRGLVNPGEFIPIAERTGFIVELGEWVLRSACLEAATWKNPFGIAVNVAAQQLADPRFPTKVRDILNETGLSADRLELEITESGIIGDHQRALQIVRHLKSLGVKIAMDDYGTGYSSLSTLMSFPFDKIKIDRTFVDGLSNNEQSAAIVRSTLILASSLHIPVLAEGVETDAHIAFLRKEGCMQVQGYLFGKPGPRAGIEHIVNGEARDESTPVVAKVA
- a CDS encoding Kazal-type serine protease inhibitor family protein — encoded protein: MFSFIGLSKRLAIFLVIPLLSACVDGGSRPGGYYPPERPRPDWNRPQRPDRPDWDRPQRPDRPDWNQPGRPGRPDRPDRPDWNQPGRPGRPDRPGRPEQPGFCTREYRPVCGQQGGRTQTFPNACEAANAGFSVVASGECRR